A DNA window from Candidatus Sulfidibacterium hydrothermale contains the following coding sequences:
- a CDS encoding glycosyltransferase, producing MSKKVIVSVINDLVTDQRVKKVCSTLSEMGFRVVLTGRRLKESLPMDERPYPVHRMKLLFEKGPAFYLCFQIRLFFFLLLHPADLLVANDLDTLLPNFLVSRIRKIPLVYDAHEYFTGVPELQVHPLKQKIWKKLEQWLFPKLKTIFTVNDSIAGLYEKEYGIRPVVVRNVPPKFENPNPKSRKALGLPENKFIIIMQGAGINVHRGAEEITEAMQYLDQVVLLIVGNGDVLPVLKKKVAQLSLSEKVIFISRRPYPEMMQYTAAADLGLTLDKDTNINYRYSLPNKIFDYLHAGIPVLASRLPEIEKIIETYRVGDFIPDHNPENMAKKIKDIMDHPNRLQQWKENTAVAAAELNWETESEKLKKVYRQYV from the coding sequence TTGAGTAAAAAAGTTATTGTTTCGGTTATTAATGATTTGGTTACTGACCAACGGGTAAAGAAAGTGTGTTCCACGTTATCGGAAATGGGATTCCGGGTTGTTCTTACCGGACGCCGGTTAAAAGAGAGTCTTCCTATGGATGAGCGCCCGTATCCGGTACACCGGATGAAATTACTTTTTGAAAAAGGACCGGCTTTCTATCTCTGTTTTCAGATCCGGCTTTTTTTCTTTTTGCTGCTGCATCCGGCTGACCTGTTGGTAGCTAATGACCTGGATACGCTCTTGCCGAATTTTTTGGTTTCGCGGATAAGAAAAATTCCGCTGGTGTACGATGCCCACGAATATTTTACCGGCGTCCCTGAATTACAGGTCCATCCGCTGAAACAAAAAATATGGAAAAAGCTGGAACAATGGCTTTTCCCAAAACTGAAAACCATTTTTACGGTCAATGACAGCATTGCCGGCCTGTACGAAAAAGAATATGGAATCCGTCCGGTGGTGGTGCGTAATGTACCGCCGAAATTTGAAAATCCCAACCCGAAGAGCCGCAAAGCACTGGGATTACCCGAAAACAAATTCATCATCATCATGCAAGGAGCCGGAATTAATGTGCACCGGGGAGCCGAAGAAATCACCGAAGCCATGCAATACCTGGACCAGGTTGTTTTACTGATCGTAGGAAACGGCGATGTTTTGCCGGTATTAAAAAAGAAAGTGGCGCAGTTATCTTTATCTGAAAAAGTTATCTTTATCTCGCGGCGTCCTTATCCCGAAATGATGCAATACACGGCAGCAGCCGACTTGGGACTTACGCTCGACAAAGACACCAACATCAATTACCGTTACAGTTTGCCCAACAAAATTTTTGATTATCTTCATGCCGGTATTCCGGTACTGGCTTCGCGTTTACCGGAAATTGAAAAAATCATAGAAACTTACCGTGTGGGCGATTTTATTCCGGACCACAATCCCGAAAATATGGCAAAAAAAATTAAAGACATTATGGACCACCCTAACCGCCTGCAGCAATGGAAAGAAAACACCGCTGTTGCCGCAGCTGAATTAAACTGGGAAACCGAATCAGAAAAACTGAAAAAAGTGTACCGCCAGTATGTCTGA
- the recN gene encoding DNA repair protein RecN has protein sequence MLQKLSITNYTLISRAEIDFDAGFTVITGETGAGKSILLGALSLILGRRADPSVLMDKTKKCVVEGTFFIGNLNLSTFFDENDLDYDEQTLLRREINPAGKSRAFINDTPVNLNVLRALGERLVDIHSQHQTLLLNEQDFQRALFDAYIQKPGLKETYSRLFKQYRETEKKVFQLQKQNEQAKRDEDYYRFQLNELDAAALDADEMTRLEEKNKLLRHAVDLRSASELAAELLKNGDVSVLEMLGRLKETFSRLSDLHPSIAEFTERLSSSYIELADLALEIESFASLNEFDPDELQQNEERLNMLYSLMQKHHVNDVEGLLALAEEYREKLENITGLENELEKEKKKLVEITHQLEKAADALRQAREKAIPSFEKEVIRLLQQLGMKDAQFQVKLIPLSSFSAYGKEQVHFYFSANKGKEPDLLSKTASGGELSRLMLAVKSLIHQEGVLPTIVFDEIDAGVSGDIAGKLGMILKKMATHIQVLAITHLPQIAARADFHFRVFKNTENDKTVSQIVLLNAEERLEEIAKMLSDEKVTDASRAAARELLAASR, from the coding sequence ATGTTGCAAAAATTGTCCATAACCAATTATACCCTGATTAGCCGGGCCGAAATAGATTTTGATGCGGGGTTTACGGTAATTACCGGCGAGACCGGTGCCGGAAAGTCCATTCTTCTTGGTGCCCTTTCGTTGATTTTGGGGCGCCGGGCTGATCCGTCGGTGTTGATGGATAAAACCAAAAAATGTGTGGTGGAGGGAACGTTTTTCATCGGAAATTTAAACCTGAGCACTTTTTTTGATGAAAATGATCTGGATTACGACGAACAAACCCTGTTGCGACGCGAAATAAATCCGGCCGGTAAATCCCGTGCTTTTATTAATGATACACCGGTAAACCTGAATGTGTTACGTGCTTTGGGAGAACGTTTGGTGGATATCCATTCGCAACATCAGACCCTGTTGCTGAACGAGCAGGATTTTCAACGGGCACTTTTTGATGCATATATTCAAAAGCCCGGGTTGAAAGAAACGTATAGCCGTTTGTTCAAACAATACCGCGAAACGGAAAAAAAGGTTTTTCAGCTTCAAAAACAAAACGAACAGGCTAAACGCGATGAAGACTATTATCGTTTTCAGCTGAATGAATTGGATGCTGCGGCACTGGATGCGGATGAAATGACCCGCCTTGAAGAAAAAAACAAACTGTTGCGGCATGCGGTGGATCTTCGTTCTGCTTCGGAATTGGCCGCCGAATTATTGAAAAACGGTGACGTTTCGGTATTGGAGATGCTGGGACGACTGAAAGAAACTTTTTCCCGGCTTTCCGATTTACATCCTTCCATTGCCGAATTTACCGAACGCCTTTCTTCTTCGTATATTGAGTTGGCTGATTTAGCATTGGAAATTGAAAGCTTTGCCTCTTTGAACGAGTTTGACCCCGATGAATTACAGCAAAATGAAGAGCGGTTGAATATGCTTTATTCATTGATGCAAAAACATCATGTCAACGATGTGGAAGGCCTTCTTGCTTTGGCGGAAGAATATCGCGAAAAGCTGGAAAACATAACCGGTTTGGAAAACGAACTGGAAAAAGAAAAGAAAAAGCTTGTTGAAATAACCCATCAGCTTGAAAAAGCTGCTGATGCTTTGCGACAGGCCAGAGAAAAAGCGATTCCTTCGTTCGAAAAAGAAGTCATCCGGTTGTTACAACAATTAGGGATGAAAGATGCACAATTTCAGGTTAAGCTTATCCCGCTTTCTTCTTTTTCGGCTTACGGAAAAGAACAGGTTCATTTTTATTTTTCGGCGAATAAAGGAAAGGAACCGGACCTTTTATCTAAAACGGCTTCCGGCGGAGAGTTGTCGCGGTTGATGTTAGCAGTTAAGTCGTTGATACACCAGGAAGGCGTTTTGCCTACCATTGTTTTTGATGAAATTGATGCCGGAGTTTCGGGAGACATTGCCGGTAAACTGGGGATGATTCTGAAGAAAATGGCTACGCATATTCAGGTATTGGCCATTACTCACCTGCCACAAATTGCAGCCCGGGCTGATTTCCATTTTCGTGTTTTTAAAAATACCGAAAACGACAAAACCGTATCGCAAATTGTTTTGTTAAATGCTGAAGAACGGTTGGAAGAAATTGCCAAGATGCTGAGCGATGAAAAGGTAACGGACGCTTCGCGGGCTGCTGCCAGAGAACTGCTCGCCGCTTCACGATAG
- a CDS encoding ABC transporter ATP-binding protein, whose product MKKLYRVIAYIFPYWGSLAANLFFNIVSIIFSLFSLALLIPFLNLLFGINKLVTEKPVLHFSTHSALDYLNYYISQIIIHQGKLQALVFICVIILTAFFFKNFGRFFAMYFVNYARSGAIRGIRDDIYSKLLILPLAYYSRNKKGDLMTRITSDVQELEVSIFLNLESLARDPITIIAYLAFMVSLSLKLSVFVLVILPITGLIIGSIGRNLRKNSVILQRYYSALMSMIEETITGLRVVKGFNAIPYFNRRFKEMDTTYFRKQVSVNRRRDLASPLSEFLSSLVIVVILWFGGQMVIQPHPTIQAADFITFIVVFSQIMSPAKALSQSFFNIRKGLASADRIFEVMDAEEGIEEKPNALPVHTFQKEIRFEHVWFKYQKPYVLKDIDFVIPKGKIIAIVGESGGGKSTIVDLLPRFYDVTKGRILLDGHDIRDYKIDDLRGLMGIVSQDSILFNDTVFNNIAFGMTDVSQEAVEAAAKVANAHDFIVKMEQGYQTNVGDRGIKLSGGQRQRISIARAVLANPQILILDEATSSLDTESERLVQDALSKIMKNRTTLVIAHRLSTIRDADEIMVIQKGEIVERGSHEVLLKANGIYKRLQDLQSFK is encoded by the coding sequence ATGAAAAAGTTATATCGCGTTATTGCATACATTTTTCCCTATTGGGGATCGTTGGCAGCCAATCTGTTTTTCAACATTGTATCCATTATATTTTCGCTTTTTTCGCTGGCCTTGCTCATTCCTTTTCTCAATCTTCTTTTTGGGATCAATAAACTGGTTACAGAAAAACCGGTATTACATTTCAGCACCCATTCGGCTCTTGATTATTTGAATTATTATATCAGCCAGATTATTATTCATCAGGGAAAACTGCAAGCGCTGGTTTTCATTTGTGTGATTATTCTTACGGCTTTTTTCTTTAAAAATTTCGGCCGTTTCTTTGCGATGTATTTTGTCAATTACGCCCGGTCAGGGGCTATTCGCGGCATACGTGATGATATCTATTCCAAATTGCTGATCCTGCCGCTGGCTTATTATTCCAGAAATAAAAAAGGCGACCTGATGACCCGGATTACTTCGGATGTGCAAGAGCTGGAAGTATCTATTTTTCTGAATCTTGAATCGCTGGCGCGCGATCCCATTACCATTATTGCCTATCTGGCTTTTATGGTGAGTTTAAGTTTGAAACTCAGTGTTTTCGTTTTGGTCATTCTTCCCATCACCGGGCTGATTATCGGCTCGATAGGCCGTAATCTTCGCAAAAACTCCGTTATTCTGCAGCGTTATTATTCGGCGCTGATGTCCATGATCGAAGAAACCATTACCGGACTTCGTGTGGTCAAAGGGTTTAATGCCATTCCGTATTTTAACCGGCGGTTTAAAGAGATGGATACTACCTATTTCCGGAAACAGGTAAGTGTAAACCGGCGGCGCGATTTGGCTTCTCCCCTGAGTGAGTTTCTCTCTTCGCTGGTGATCGTGGTAATTCTTTGGTTTGGGGGGCAAATGGTGATTCAGCCGCATCCTACGATTCAGGCTGCTGATTTTATTACTTTTATTGTGGTTTTTTCGCAGATCATGTCTCCTGCAAAAGCGCTTTCGCAGAGTTTTTTCAATATCCGGAAAGGTTTGGCTTCGGCCGACCGTATTTTTGAAGTAATGGATGCCGAAGAAGGCATTGAAGAAAAACCCAATGCTTTGCCGGTGCATACCTTTCAAAAGGAAATCCGTTTTGAACATGTTTGGTTTAAGTATCAAAAACCCTATGTTTTAAAAGATATAGATTTTGTTATTCCCAAAGGAAAGATCATCGCCATTGTGGGTGAGTCGGGCGGCGGAAAGTCAACGATTGTGGATCTTTTGCCCCGCTTTTACGATGTGACCAAAGGCCGGATACTGCTGGACGGACATGATATCCGGGATTATAAAATTGACGATCTGCGCGGACTGATGGGAATTGTTTCGCAGGATAGTATTTTGTTTAACGATACGGTTTTCAATAATATAGCTTTTGGCATGACGGATGTGTCGCAGGAAGCCGTTGAAGCGGCGGCCAAAGTGGCCAATGCTCATGACTTTATCGTGAAAATGGAGCAAGGATACCAAACCAATGTGGGTGACCGGGGAATTAAACTTTCGGGGGGACAGCGTCAGCGGATCAGTATTGCCCGTGCGGTGTTGGCAAACCCGCAAATCCTGATTCTTGACGAAGCCACTTCTTCGCTGGATACCGAATCGGAACGGCTGGTACAGGATGCCTTGTCAAAAATTATGAAAAACCGTACCACACTGGTGATTGCCCACCGGCTTTCTACCATCCGCGATGCCGATGAAATCATGGTGATTCAAAAAGGCGAAATTGTAGAACGCGGATCGCATGAAGTGCTGCTTAAAGCCAATGGTATTTACAAGCGGCTTCAGGATTTACAATCATTCAAGTAG